One region of Streptomyces capillispiralis genomic DNA includes:
- a CDS encoding helix-turn-helix domain-containing protein → MAAIRVWDFGVVVRLFRQHTGLSQAAVARLVNIDQAEVSRLERGRKKIRDRRQLAQWGEALGVPDGLLGPLPDVDRPLSMADSLGNHLTLPDGHGQLLLPAGRNLPPTALPTLTGPVASLQGDALLLASSGEAEAWSRMPLRALLAVHHSGDGTQRYFVTDARGGARDEAGSPFAIPMAYEFDDFTLGILWAAAGFDSTILGDDAALYGELDLPSQDLSGVGRQSVTLDGLTDGSQMLVGSRACARFILDQRDQLGGDPVFWTREQRGEEAATWLLFEHKHRYLELMAPARAHDGVGRAFCVPHQEVAASPKYERVLLFLAIALMESYGITTWVTDEADLQQTEGFALVPGHRAAIATWVRAESAPQTALTSGARSLRAFAGITGHARAHSVTMGSTSRERLAATSDYLGLDRAWLTHRCGQLAAVGTTGLARPRSRHLSLDALDRACAYVAAELRSEAGAPVGATR, encoded by the coding sequence GTGGCAGCGATCCGTGTCTGGGATTTCGGTGTGGTCGTGCGGCTCTTCCGGCAACACACCGGCCTCTCACAGGCAGCGGTCGCCCGGCTCGTCAACATCGACCAAGCCGAAGTGAGCCGGCTGGAGCGCGGCCGGAAGAAGATCCGCGACCGTCGCCAGCTCGCACAGTGGGGCGAGGCACTTGGAGTGCCTGACGGCCTCCTGGGACCGTTACCCGACGTCGACCGGCCGTTGTCGATGGCGGACAGCTTGGGCAACCACCTGACGCTTCCTGACGGACACGGGCAGCTCCTGCTGCCCGCCGGGCGGAACCTGCCACCTACGGCGCTTCCCACGCTGACAGGGCCAGTCGCCTCCTTACAGGGCGACGCTCTGCTTCTCGCGTCGAGCGGGGAGGCCGAGGCATGGAGTCGGATGCCGCTCAGGGCCCTGCTCGCCGTGCACCACAGCGGAGACGGGACACAGCGGTACTTCGTCACGGACGCGCGCGGGGGCGCCCGTGACGAAGCCGGAAGCCCCTTCGCCATTCCCATGGCCTACGAGTTCGACGACTTCACCTTGGGGATCCTCTGGGCTGCGGCAGGGTTCGACTCCACCATCCTTGGCGACGACGCGGCGCTTTACGGAGAGCTGGACCTTCCATCACAGGACTTGTCAGGAGTAGGCCGTCAGTCGGTCACTCTCGACGGCCTCACCGACGGCTCCCAGATGCTCGTCGGCTCGCGGGCATGCGCCCGGTTCATCCTCGACCAGCGCGACCAGCTGGGCGGCGATCCGGTCTTCTGGACCCGCGAACAGCGAGGGGAGGAAGCCGCGACCTGGCTGCTCTTCGAGCACAAGCACCGCTACCTTGAGCTGATGGCTCCCGCGCGAGCACACGACGGCGTTGGACGAGCCTTCTGCGTTCCCCACCAAGAGGTCGCCGCCTCGCCCAAGTACGAGCGCGTGTTGCTGTTCCTCGCGATCGCGCTGATGGAGTCGTACGGCATCACGACCTGGGTGACCGACGAGGCGGACCTCCAGCAGACGGAGGGCTTCGCGCTAGTTCCTGGTCACCGGGCCGCCATAGCGACCTGGGTACGCGCTGAATCCGCGCCCCAGACCGCTCTGACTTCCGGGGCGCGTTCCCTGCGGGCCTTCGCGGGCATCACGGGCCACGCGCGAGCACATAGCGTCACCATGGGATCGACTAGCAGGGAGCGCCTGGCGGCGACTTCGGACTATCTCGGCCTTGACCGAGCTTGGTTGACTCACCGCTGCGGACAGCTTGCCGCTGTGGGAACCACCGGCCTCGCCAGGCCACGAAGCCGCCATCTCAGCCTCGATGCCTTGGACCGGGCCTGCGCTTACGTGGCGGCCGAGTTGCGGTCCGAGGCTGGTGCCCCTGTGGGAGCGACCCGATAG
- a CDS encoding asparaginase yields the protein MAGVTRTVAVYSLGGTIAMTTDPATGGVVPALSAHDLLAAVPGLDGHGIDLRVHDFRRVPGASLTFDDLTELGTEIDKVLDGGDVDGIVITQGTDTIEETAFFLDLRHGHNQPVIVTGAMRNPTMAGPDGPANLYAAVVAAADPQLRGAGVLVVLNDEIHAARHVRKSHTTSPAAFASPGAGPIGRIAEDRVRLASPLPDRLGPLAPAVRDPRVGLYTVSLGDDGTLLEAWSGQCDGLVVAAFGVGHVPQRLVESLERLAVRVPVVLASRIGNGPVLTRTYGFPGSEKDLISRGLIPAGDLGPYQARLLLQALLAQDVARESIAEKFAVFAR from the coding sequence ATGGCAGGCGTGACACGAACGGTGGCTGTCTACTCTCTCGGCGGCACCATCGCCATGACCACCGACCCGGCGACCGGAGGAGTCGTGCCGGCTCTCTCCGCCCATGACCTTCTGGCGGCTGTCCCCGGCCTGGATGGTCACGGCATTGACCTGCGCGTGCACGACTTCCGCCGGGTGCCCGGTGCCTCGCTCACCTTCGACGACCTCACGGAGCTCGGCACCGAGATCGACAAGGTCCTCGACGGCGGCGACGTCGACGGGATCGTGATCACACAGGGCACCGACACCATTGAGGAGACGGCGTTCTTCCTCGACCTCCGCCACGGCCACAACCAGCCGGTCATCGTTACCGGTGCCATGCGCAACCCCACCATGGCCGGCCCTGACGGACCGGCCAACCTGTACGCGGCCGTTGTCGCGGCAGCCGACCCGCAACTGCGTGGAGCCGGGGTGCTGGTCGTCCTGAATGACGAGATCCACGCGGCACGGCATGTCCGTAAGTCCCACACCACCAGCCCTGCCGCCTTCGCGTCACCCGGCGCCGGACCCATTGGCCGGATCGCGGAGGACCGGGTACGGCTGGCTTCCCCGTTGCCTGATCGACTCGGTCCCCTGGCACCGGCTGTCCGTGACCCACGAGTGGGCCTTTACACGGTCAGCCTCGGCGACGACGGCACGCTGCTTGAAGCCTGGTCCGGCCAGTGCGACGGGCTCGTCGTCGCTGCCTTCGGCGTGGGACACGTCCCACAGCGACTCGTCGAGAGCCTCGAACGGCTCGCCGTACGTGTTCCCGTCGTCCTCGCCTCGCGCATCGGCAACGGCCCGGTCCTGACCAGAACATACGGTTTCCCCGGGTCGGAGAAGGACTTGATCAGCCGAGGGCTCATCCCGGCCGGCGACCTCGGCCCGTATCAGGCCCGCCTCCTGCTCCAGGCCTTGCTCGCCCAGGACGTGGCCCGCGAGAGCATCGCTGAGAAGTTCGCCGTTTTCGCGCGCTGA
- a CDS encoding PPC domain-containing DNA-binding protein: protein MRAHELTIGRTFGVTFDHGEDFFDALSTFCRDQGVRQGYIPSFIGAFAEAEIVGACEKLEDPDAPVWAKTYVTNVEAFGAGTIAHDPETGGILPHIHVSAGLKAQSADGRTSHLLSAKVQFLSELFIVEVVSPAMTRPRNPDMYDVPLLTFGAPE, encoded by the coding sequence ATGCGTGCCCATGAACTGACCATCGGCCGGACGTTCGGCGTCACCTTCGACCACGGCGAGGACTTCTTCGACGCGCTCTCCACGTTCTGCCGTGACCAAGGAGTGCGGCAGGGCTACATTCCCTCGTTCATCGGTGCGTTCGCCGAAGCCGAGATCGTCGGCGCCTGCGAGAAACTCGAAGACCCGGACGCCCCGGTCTGGGCCAAGACGTATGTCACCAACGTCGAAGCCTTCGGCGCTGGGACAATCGCCCACGATCCGGAGACGGGAGGCATCCTGCCGCACATCCACGTCTCCGCCGGGCTGAAGGCACAGTCGGCCGACGGCCGTACCAGTCACCTCCTGAGCGCCAAGGTCCAGTTCCTCAGCGAACTCTTCATCGTCGAAGTGGTCTCACCGGCCATGACCCGGCCTCGAAACCCTGACATGTACGACGTGCCACTGCTCACCTTCGGCGCTCCGGAGTGA
- a CDS encoding HAD hydrolase-like protein, with protein MPGAVAALRAVQGRADLIPTVVTGNLKANAMLKLAAFGLESFLDTEIGGYASDDQNRPVLVGIAQKRAQAKYGVLFDRSNTVIIGDSLEDVRTGRDGGGVPVIGITSGTTSAAELERAGADVVLRSLEDMEGLETAIAELLSS; from the coding sequence ATGCCAGGGGCTGTGGCGGCACTGAGGGCGGTTCAGGGTCGGGCGGATCTCATACCGACCGTCGTCACTGGCAACCTCAAAGCGAACGCCATGTTGAAGCTCGCGGCCTTCGGCCTCGAATCGTTCCTGGACACCGAGATCGGCGGCTACGCGTCCGATGACCAAAACCGCCCGGTACTCGTCGGCATCGCGCAGAAGCGAGCCCAGGCCAAGTACGGCGTCCTCTTCGACCGCTCCAACACGGTGATCATCGGGGACTCGTTGGAGGACGTACGTACCGGCAGGGACGGAGGCGGCGTCCCCGTCATCGGCATCACCTCCGGTACGACGTCGGCAGCGGAACTCGAACGCGCCGGCGCGGACGTCGTTCTCCGGTCTCTGGAAGACATGGAAGGACTGGAGACCGCGATCGCGGAACTCCTCTCCTCCTGA
- a CDS encoding helix-turn-helix domain-containing protein — MSENLTLGDRLRVARRTRKLSAAQLAQKIAVSPSYVQKLESGARKASPSLVLALAKALRFGPEVLTGQPYYGEPEAEDGVHAVIPELRRLLLCYDSPDDLEIAPRALPVLASEVDQVAALRRDARYAPMGPLLPPIITELTHVALGGDNGDRAKAFWHLARAYRAVNSLAHKMGHHDLSNTALERVRWAADRSGDPLLQFTAGYLVAGAMLRQGAYTPARRKLLGLRTELERLQPERSFSEDALAVDGALLLKLAVLEARENNADRADDYLREAEQVAAMAGNRDSLAYEMSFGPTNIRIHEVHAMIDTGDTEQALARLTEWSSVPGGEWAPPSTPV, encoded by the coding sequence ATGAGTGAAAACCTGACACTGGGAGACCGTCTCCGCGTCGCTCGCAGGACACGGAAGCTGTCCGCCGCCCAACTGGCACAGAAGATCGCCGTCTCCCCGAGCTACGTGCAGAAGCTGGAGTCGGGTGCGCGTAAGGCCTCGCCCTCGCTGGTGCTGGCGCTCGCCAAGGCGCTGCGTTTCGGGCCCGAGGTCCTGACCGGCCAGCCGTACTACGGTGAGCCGGAGGCGGAGGACGGCGTCCACGCCGTCATACCCGAGCTCCGCCGCCTGCTGCTCTGCTACGACAGCCCCGACGACCTGGAGATCGCCCCGCGGGCGCTTCCGGTGCTCGCCTCGGAGGTCGACCAGGTGGCGGCCCTGCGCCGTGATGCCCGGTACGCCCCGATGGGCCCCCTGCTGCCGCCGATCATCACCGAACTGACCCACGTCGCCCTCGGCGGCGACAATGGCGACCGGGCCAAGGCCTTCTGGCACCTCGCGCGCGCGTACCGCGCCGTCAACTCCCTCGCCCACAAGATGGGTCACCACGACCTGTCGAACACGGCGTTGGAGCGCGTCCGTTGGGCGGCGGACCGCTCCGGTGATCCGCTGCTGCAGTTCACGGCCGGCTACCTCGTCGCCGGAGCGATGCTGCGCCAGGGCGCGTACACGCCGGCACGCCGCAAGCTCCTCGGGCTGCGGACCGAACTTGAGCGGCTCCAGCCCGAGCGCTCCTTCTCGGAGGACGCGCTCGCCGTCGACGGCGCGCTGCTGCTGAAGCTGGCCGTTCTCGAAGCCCGGGAGAACAACGCCGATCGCGCCGACGACTACCTGCGGGAGGCGGAGCAGGTCGCCGCCATGGCAGGCAACCGCGACTCCCTGGCGTACGAGATGTCGTTCGGCCCGACGAACATCCGCATCCACGAGGTGCACGCGATGATCGACACGGGCGACACCGAGCAGGCTCTCGCCCGTCTCACCGAATGGTCCTCGGTTCCCGGCGGCGAGTGGGCGCCGCCTAGTACTCCAGTCTGA
- a CDS encoding IS701 family transposase, with protein sequence MMFDQVMARIAGRFGRVEPRASARAYLLGLLSKAERKNCWQLAEQAGLARPGPMQRLLRYARWDADAVRDDLRAYAVDHLGADGAVLIVDETGFVKKGRSSAGVQRQYTGTAGRIENSQVGVFLALATSRGRALIDRRLYLPEHSWSDDPERRRAAGIPETVQFATKPRLASEMIAAALDAGVQAPWVTGDEAYGQDPRLRAALEARGTGYVMAVACSTTVTINQGRTPVRADTVAGRLPATAWQRHSAGNGAKGPRHYDWSWIHIGTGEHRHLLIRRNRTTGELAFYLCWSPTTVALAELVRVAGVRWSVEECFQAAKGQVGLDHYQVRHWTSWHRHITLAMLALAFLAALAADAAPKRPTDPHRPARSSEQISLTVPEIRHLLTAVFGPPAMTAARLLQWSTWRRRHQATARHSHYRRRSVGKRAG encoded by the coding sequence ATGATGTTCGACCAGGTCATGGCCCGGATCGCGGGCCGGTTCGGCCGGGTCGAGCCGCGGGCGAGTGCCCGCGCCTATCTGCTCGGGCTGCTGTCGAAGGCGGAGCGGAAGAACTGCTGGCAGCTGGCCGAACAGGCCGGCCTGGCCCGGCCGGGGCCGATGCAGCGGCTGCTGCGTTACGCCCGCTGGGACGCCGATGCCGTCCGTGACGACCTGCGTGCCTATGCCGTCGACCATCTCGGCGCCGACGGCGCGGTGCTGATCGTGGACGAGACGGGCTTTGTGAAGAAGGGACGCTCCTCGGCGGGCGTGCAGCGGCAGTACACCGGCACCGCGGGACGCATCGAGAACTCCCAGGTCGGCGTGTTCCTCGCCCTGGCCACCAGCCGGGGCCGGGCCCTGATCGACCGCCGGCTCTATCTCCCCGAGCACTCCTGGTCCGATGACCCCGAACGCCGCCGTGCGGCCGGGATACCCGAGACGGTGCAATTCGCCACCAAGCCCCGCCTGGCCTCGGAGATGATCGCCGCCGCGCTGGACGCCGGGGTGCAGGCACCGTGGGTGACCGGCGACGAAGCCTACGGCCAGGACCCCCGGCTCCGCGCCGCCCTGGAGGCCCGCGGCACCGGCTATGTGATGGCCGTCGCCTGCTCGACGACAGTGACGATCAACCAGGGCCGCACCCCCGTCCGCGCAGACACCGTCGCCGGCCGCCTGCCCGCCACGGCCTGGCAGCGGCACAGCGCGGGCAACGGCGCGAAGGGCCCGCGCCACTACGACTGGTCCTGGATCCACATCGGCACCGGCGAACACCGGCACCTGCTGATCCGCCGCAACCGCACCACCGGGGAACTCGCCTTCTACCTGTGCTGGTCACCCACCACGGTCGCCCTGGCGGAGCTGGTCCGTGTCGCCGGCGTCCGCTGGAGCGTCGAGGAGTGCTTCCAGGCCGCCAAGGGCCAGGTCGGCCTCGACCACTACCAGGTCAGGCACTGGACCTCGTGGCACCGGCACATCACCCTCGCCATGCTCGCCCTGGCCTTCCTGGCCGCCCTCGCCGCCGACGCGGCACCGAAGCGGCCCACCGATCCCCACCGCCCAGCCCGCAGCAGTGAACAGATCTCTTTGACCGTCCCGGAGATCCGCCACCTGCTCACCGCCGTCTTCGGCCCACCGGCCATGACCGCTGCCAGGCTGCTGCAGTGGTCAACCTGGCGCAGGCGCCACCAGGCAACAGCCCGACACAGCCACTACCGACGTCGATCCGTCGGCAAACGTGCTGGATAG
- a CDS encoding amino acid permease has product MSRLSPYHRASSRKSDDAYLRELGYEPVLTRRMGPFGNFAISFSVISVLSGCMTLYGFGLNTGGPSVMLWGWLVVGAMVMFIGAALAEVTSAYPTSGALYYQAEQLGGRKWGWYTGWLNLLGLLGAIAGIDYGAALFTGALFNLQWGFEPTPGKIMVIFLCILALHLALNPFGVRLVSILNSISVWWHLGGVTVIVGALAIVPSHHQSSDFVFGEFVNNTGWSPLYAAVLGLLLAQYTFCGYDASAHLSEETTDAQVSASRGIIHAIGWSWLAGFVLLAGLTFAIQDYAGTVGTATGVPPAQIFLDALGVAGAKALLLVVIIAQLCCGNAETAAASRMVFAFSRDGALPGSHLWRQVDRRTGTPRMAVLLAIVCAALLALPSLYSPVAYAAITSINVVGITPAYAIPIYLRIKNRDRFRPGPWNLGSWGVAVGTIAVVWVVFVTVLFCLPQTRPASGGLVSVETFNYAPIALLVVLTLAWAWWRKQGSSYEVPAQNFDRSAATYADEVV; this is encoded by the coding sequence GTGTCTCGCTTGAGTCCGTACCACCGTGCGTCGTCCCGAAAGTCCGATGACGCATACCTGCGGGAGCTCGGCTACGAGCCTGTGCTGACCCGGCGCATGGGGCCGTTCGGAAACTTCGCGATCTCCTTCAGCGTCATCAGCGTCCTGTCCGGCTGTATGACCCTGTACGGCTTCGGCCTGAACACCGGCGGCCCGTCGGTGATGCTGTGGGGATGGCTCGTCGTCGGTGCCATGGTGATGTTCATCGGTGCCGCCCTCGCCGAGGTGACCTCCGCCTATCCGACTTCCGGGGCCCTGTACTACCAGGCGGAGCAGCTCGGCGGCCGGAAGTGGGGCTGGTACACGGGCTGGCTGAACCTGCTGGGCCTGCTCGGGGCGATCGCCGGCATCGACTACGGGGCCGCGCTGTTCACGGGTGCCCTGTTCAACCTGCAGTGGGGATTCGAGCCGACGCCGGGCAAGATCATGGTGATCTTCCTGTGCATCCTTGCCCTGCACCTCGCCCTGAACCCCTTCGGGGTCCGGCTGGTCAGTATCCTCAACAGCATCAGCGTCTGGTGGCACCTCGGCGGCGTCACGGTGATCGTCGGCGCTCTGGCGATCGTCCCCTCCCACCATCAGTCCTCGGACTTCGTGTTCGGTGAGTTCGTCAACAACACCGGCTGGAGCCCCCTCTACGCGGCGGTGCTCGGTCTGCTGCTGGCCCAGTACACGTTCTGCGGATACGACGCCTCCGCGCACCTGTCGGAGGAGACGACCGACGCGCAGGTGTCCGCGTCCCGCGGGATCATCCACGCGATCGGCTGGTCGTGGCTGGCCGGGTTCGTCCTGCTCGCCGGGCTCACGTTCGCGATCCAGGACTACGCGGGCACCGTGGGCACGGCAACGGGGGTGCCGCCGGCGCAGATCTTCCTGGATGCCCTGGGTGTGGCGGGGGCGAAGGCACTGCTCCTGGTGGTGATCATCGCGCAGTTGTGCTGTGGCAATGCCGAGACTGCCGCGGCCAGCCGGATGGTGTTCGCGTTCTCGCGTGACGGGGCGCTGCCGGGCTCGCATCTGTGGCGGCAGGTCGACCGCCGTACCGGCACTCCGCGCATGGCCGTGCTGCTGGCGATCGTGTGCGCCGCACTCCTGGCCCTGCCGAGCCTGTACAGCCCGGTGGCGTACGCGGCGATCACCAGCATCAACGTGGTCGGCATCACCCCGGCGTACGCGATCCCGATCTACCTGCGCATCAAGAACCGGGACCGCTTCCGGCCCGGCCCCTGGAACCTCGGCAGCTGGGGCGTGGCCGTCGGCACGATCGCCGTTGTCTGGGTGGTGTTCGTGACGGTGCTGTTCTGTCTGCCGCAGACGCGCCCCGCCAGCGGCGGCCTGGTGTCCGTGGAGACCTTCAACTACGCGCCGATCGCTCTGCTCGTCGTCCTCACGCTGGCCTGGGCGTGGTGGCGGAAGCAGGGCAGCTCGTACGAAGTGCCGGCCCAGAACTTCGACCGCTCGGCGGCCACGTACGCAGACGAGGTCGTCTGA
- a CDS encoding glutamine synthetase family protein yields the protein MTRTASGNGTVARLAAASVPEPGGRSEKAFSLSDLRNLVKAGAIDTVLLAVPDLQGRLKGKRYDANHFLKRVAHHGAEVCAYVLATDIDMSPADGFALTSWETGYQDLSVQPALSTLSVVPWLPRTVVVLGDAVHHDGTPIDIAPRQILHQQLTRLSRHGLHPKAGIETEFVLYKGTYEDAEQANYQGLRPLTTENLDYALDHDPVSDRFLRRLQRALAGAGMPVEAIKTEAGPGQVEVTFPYGGALTACDRHPLFKHAVRTLGLRAGLAPTFMAAPETGRANGLHLHVSLWSKAISQLNESGSEYGLSQIGQHAIAGLLAGLPELGPFYAPNVNSYKRFTRGSFAPTTFTWGRDNRTCAVRVVGRGEGLHLEIRVPGADANPYLALSAVLAAIDHGLERKLTLGPEATGNAYRAGGIPVPPTLGPALTAFENSVFAQKAFGAGVVEHYARLARLELAHDEHLVTDTERQRWLARA from the coding sequence ATGACGAGAACCGCGAGCGGCAACGGCACCGTCGCACGCCTGGCTGCCGCATCCGTCCCCGAGCCCGGCGGGCGCTCCGAGAAGGCTTTCTCCCTGTCCGACCTGCGGAACCTCGTCAAGGCGGGTGCCATCGACACGGTGCTGCTCGCCGTCCCCGATCTGCAGGGGAGGCTGAAGGGGAAGCGTTACGACGCAAACCACTTCCTCAAACGCGTCGCGCATCACGGCGCCGAGGTGTGCGCCTACGTCCTCGCCACCGACATCGACATGAGCCCGGCGGACGGCTTCGCCCTGACCTCCTGGGAGACCGGCTACCAGGACCTGTCCGTTCAACCGGCCCTGTCGACTCTGAGCGTGGTGCCGTGGCTGCCACGCACCGTTGTCGTACTCGGCGATGCCGTCCATCACGACGGAACGCCGATCGACATCGCACCCCGACAGATCCTCCACCAGCAGCTGACCCGCCTGTCGCGGCACGGTCTGCACCCCAAGGCGGGGATCGAGACCGAGTTCGTCCTCTACAAGGGCACGTACGAGGACGCGGAACAGGCCAACTATCAGGGCCTGAGGCCGTTGACGACGGAGAACCTGGACTACGCCCTCGACCACGACCCCGTATCCGACCGGTTCCTGCGCCGTCTTCAGCGGGCGCTCGCTGGCGCGGGGATGCCCGTGGAAGCGATCAAGACCGAGGCCGGCCCTGGTCAGGTCGAGGTGACCTTCCCGTACGGTGGCGCGCTCACCGCGTGCGACCGGCACCCCCTCTTCAAGCACGCCGTGCGCACCCTGGGGCTGCGCGCCGGTCTGGCACCCACGTTCATGGCGGCCCCGGAAACCGGCCGGGCCAACGGCCTGCACCTGCACGTCTCGCTGTGGTCGAAGGCCATCAGTCAACTCAACGAGTCCGGCAGCGAGTACGGACTGTCCCAGATCGGTCAGCACGCCATCGCGGGTCTGCTCGCTGGCCTGCCCGAGTTGGGCCCGTTCTACGCCCCCAACGTCAACTCCTACAAGCGGTTCACGCGCGGCTCGTTCGCGCCGACCACGTTCACCTGGGGCCGCGACAACCGCACCTGCGCGGTCCGCGTCGTCGGTCGCGGTGAAGGGCTGCACCTGGAGATCCGCGTGCCGGGCGCGGACGCCAACCCGTACCTGGCGCTGTCGGCGGTACTGGCGGCCATCGACCACGGTCTCGAGCGGAAGCTCACCCTTGGTCCCGAAGCGACCGGCAACGCCTATCGCGCAGGTGGGATCCCGGTGCCGCCCACCCTCGGACCGGCTCTGACCGCCTTCGAGAACAGCGTCTTCGCGCAGAAAGCCTTCGGCGCCGGTGTGGTCGAGCACTATGCCCGTCTCGCCCGCCTGGAACTCGCCCACGACGAACACCTTGTCACCGACACCGAGCGGCAGCGATGGCTGGCTCGCGCCTGA
- a CDS encoding LuxR C-terminal-related transcriptional regulator, with translation MSARPTRPPAALPLTPAQLRIAQKVAEGENTHAIASELSITVGTINVQLKHCGQKLGVRGRAAVVHACFVTGQLQRPETTAFPEAFSETEIETWRMVAIGATSQEFADRARISRDSALARVRALRERVKAENDPHLVTLGWSCEVLDESLTEMASGTVLRVPTLR, from the coding sequence GTGAGTGCCCGCCCGACCCGCCCGCCTGCGGCCCTTCCGCTGACACCCGCACAGCTCCGGATCGCCCAGAAGGTCGCGGAGGGCGAGAACACCCACGCGATCGCCTCCGAGCTGTCCATCACCGTCGGCACGATCAACGTGCAGCTGAAGCACTGCGGACAGAAGCTCGGCGTGCGAGGCCGGGCCGCCGTCGTCCACGCCTGCTTCGTCACCGGGCAACTCCAGCGTCCCGAGACGACCGCCTTCCCGGAGGCTTTCTCGGAAACGGAGATCGAGACATGGCGGATGGTCGCGATCGGTGCGACGTCACAGGAGTTCGCGGACCGGGCCCGCATCAGCCGTGACAGCGCGCTGGCCCGGGTCAGGGCCCTGCGGGAGCGCGTCAAGGCCGAGAACGACCCGCACCTCGTGACGCTCGGCTGGAGCTGTGAGGTGCTCGACGAGTCCCTGACCGAGATGGCCTCCGGGACCGTCCTCCGCGTTCCGACCCTCAGATGA
- a CDS encoding phosphotransferase enzyme family protein translates to MPSALHHLVESVTDTYTVVAEHPRPGDIRPSVWEINGPDGKRWFGKVHAGPKLHHREVTAYQKWTVAMGAGRVPELVAVDPQTRTVLITAVPGRSLDTLCLPAEQERAAYEQAGELLARFHTAAADEPTPEATEEAWDEAVAQLLDRTAAYAPEHDLAMVRTFAEEAPPSLPQVSQHGDYMPKNWMWDETEQRLRVIDFERAEFRSAAYRDLSRLRYRILSHRPDLNAAFHHGYGRPLTTEELVACRAYGALDALDSLNWGIKHRDVGLVDEAHIMLENLRLETRKQVWVGWRT, encoded by the coding sequence ATGCCCAGCGCACTACACCACCTGGTGGAGTCGGTGACCGACACGTACACGGTGGTCGCCGAGCACCCCCGGCCCGGCGACATCCGACCTTCCGTCTGGGAGATCAACGGGCCTGATGGCAAGAGGTGGTTCGGGAAGGTCCACGCGGGCCCGAAGCTCCACCACCGCGAGGTGACCGCGTATCAGAAGTGGACCGTGGCCATGGGCGCTGGCCGTGTACCCGAGTTGGTCGCCGTGGACCCGCAGACGCGTACTGTCCTGATCACCGCCGTGCCCGGACGTAGCCTCGACACGCTGTGTCTGCCGGCCGAGCAGGAACGGGCGGCCTACGAGCAGGCCGGCGAACTGCTCGCCCGGTTCCACACCGCAGCAGCCGACGAGCCGACGCCGGAAGCAACGGAGGAGGCGTGGGACGAGGCGGTCGCCCAACTGCTGGACCGGACGGCGGCGTACGCACCGGAGCACGACCTCGCGATGGTGCGCACGTTCGCCGAGGAAGCTCCTCCGAGCCTGCCCCAGGTATCCCAGCACGGCGACTACATGCCCAAGAACTGGATGTGGGACGAGACCGAGCAGCGTCTGCGGGTCATCGACTTCGAAAGGGCCGAGTTTCGGTCCGCCGCCTACCGGGATCTGAGTCGGCTGCGCTACCGGATTCTGAGCCACCGCCCCGACCTCAACGCCGCCTTCCACCACGGATACGGCCGCCCCCTCACCACGGAGGAACTCGTCGCATGCCGGGCGTACGGGGCACTGGACGCCCTGGACTCGCTGAACTGGGGGATCAAGCACCGCGACGTCGGTCTGGTCGACGAGGCGCACATCATGCTGGAGAACCTGCGTCTGGAGACCCGCAAGCAGGTGTGGGTCGGGTGGCGTACGTGA